The Mycolicibacterium monacense genome contains the following window.
TGGCAAGTTCCGTCCCTCCGGACGGCTGGTTGAGGCCCCGCACGCCCAAGCCGCCGTCGCTGTTGATGACGACGCCGGTCACCGCTCGCGAGTTGTCTGCCGACGCGAGTAGCAGATACAGGCCGGCGTGATCGGCGGGCTGCTGCGCGTACTGCAATGGGTTTGTAGTACTCATAATGTCGGCGATGCCGGGCACCGATGACAACACGTCCTGACCCTGGCCGAGGTCCTCGATTCCACGCAGGCCCGTTACCGTGCCGCCTGGAGCGACGCCATTCACCCTGATCTTCGGCGCCAACTCGTAGGCCAGTTCACGCACTACGCCAACGACCGCGTGCTTGGAAGCGGTGTACAGCGGGCCGCCACCGGCGGCATAGAAGCCAGAGTTGGAGACGGTGAAGATCATGCTCGGGCCATCGCTTTTGAGGAGTTCAGGAACGGCGGCCCTGGCACCAAGGAGGTAGCCCTTTACATTGACCGCGAAGATCTCATCGAAGGCGCTGCTGAGGTCGGCTCCGTCGAAACCCACCAAAGGGGCAAAGTAATCGAAGATCCCAGCGTTGCCGACGAAGACGTCGAGCTTTCCGAACGCATCGACCGTTTCGCGCACCGCCATGACGTTGTCTGCATACGACGTCACGTCACCTGTTACCGCGATGAGCCTGCCGTCGGCGTTGCCGATGGTAGCCAGGTCGCCTTCCGAGCGATCCAGGACGCCCACGCATGCGCCCTCGGCCAAGAAACGCTCGACCACGGCCAAACCGATTCCGGCTGCCCCGCCGGTCACCAGGGCGACTTGCCCGGTCAACCAACTCAAAACTATCGTCCCTCCGGTGATGCGCAATGCTCTTGTTGCTCTGCATCTGCCCACCAGTGTCCTCGCCGCTGAATGGGGGGTCTATCCGCGCAGCGCTGTCGAAGCTCCGATTCACGCGGGTCTCGATGCTCGGGCGAGGAGAGTGCGGGGGATGTCTACGCCAATGGTCCGATGGGATCGGAAGCCGCGTCCCAGACCACCCGCGGCAACGGACATGAGCGCGTGCCCGGATGTGCCTATGAGGACCTTTTCTCCGATGGGTGACACGACAAACCATGGGTTTCGAGGCGCGCCAACTCGTGACGCCACGCGATGGTCTCGTTGAAAGCGTTACCGAGATCAGGCAGCTCTGCTGCATCAGCGTCGGGCAAATCAGCCAGAGTGCCACCCGCAGAAGCGATCTGGAGCGACAAACGCGAGATCGTGTCGACGCTGATGGCCTGTAGTACGGCCCGCTCGACGGTGTCCGCAGCACTGGTGAGGCCGTGGGCACGGAGAACGACCACCGGCCGGTCTGCCATAGCAGCAACCATTTCCTGGGCTAGTTGCCGATTGCGCACCAATACGCCTCGCCGATAGACCGGCACGCCAGCCGCGGCGAGCCGAAAACCGGGTATGTCAAACGCTCCGACGATCGGTCGGACAGCCAGACCGGCGAGATCGGCGGCGACTACCGCCTCGGGGTGCGCATGAACCACAGCATTGACATCGCGGCGGGTGCGGAGCACTTCGGTGTGCAGTGGCAACTCGTTCGGCGGCTGGTAACCATCGTCGAGTTCTCCTTTGCCGCCCGCTGTACCGTCCAACGTGACCATCCGGATGTCCTCTGCGCTGGTGAACGCGAGCCCTCGCTCGCGCGGACCACGACATCGGATCAGCAGTCGATCTCGGTCGACGCGCAGGCTGATGTGGCCGAGGATGCCTGGCGCCAAGTCGCGCGCCGCCAGGACGCGACAGGCCAGCGCGATGGCGTGTCGTTCAGTGTCTAGCCCTGCACCCGAAGGGGTGGAGCTCATCGCCAACTCGGGGTTTCGGTGTCGACGCCGTCCTTGACGACGACAGCGAAGTCCGCGGATGCCTTACCCAAACTGCGATGGGTGGTGCTGGCAGCGCAGATGGCCATCCGGTTCGCCTCCTTAACCGTTCCTATAGGGCTTGGGCTGTTGAGGCCCCGAAGCAGAAGGCATCGTTAACCACGAGCCATCACTTCCACGCAGTTAGGCGCTACACCCAATAGCCTTACTGTATAACAGAGATCTACTCTGTAAAACAGAGACTCTGGTTTCGGTGTGGGCCTATTGTCGCCGACAGTCCGCGCAGGCGGCGCAACAACGACATTGGGACACATACCCTTTCGCGAGCGGCGTCTCGGCGGCCCACGGTTCTGCCGGTTGACTGGGCCAGAGGGTGGGCAGACATGCCCTCGTCCCAGGGTCACGGCCGACGACATCTTCCTTCGACCGTGGGGGTTCTCAGTGCAAACGTCGAGTAGATCTGCGGATAACCCACACCCGCCGAATCAAATTTCGCGTGCCTCACCTTCGACGCGCTAAACAGTGACTTCGCAGTTCGTCCAGGCGACGGCCATTCCCATCAGGGCGCGGGGAATGGGCTCATAGACGCTGGCCCATGGCGTGTTGCCGCCGACTGCGCCGACAGCACATATCCACGATCTCAGCTCGATGTTGCCAGAGTTGAGCAGGTCTTCGCTGGTCAGTTTGCTCAGCTCGTAGCCGTTTCCGGTAGCGAGGCACTTCAGGGTGCGGCGATCGAATTCGTCGTCGATTGAGCCGTGAACGCGCGGCCCATCGTAGGCAGCCCACGGATAGCCGGCAGTGAAGTGTGAAAGTCCACCGGACGCGTAGACACCTATCCTCTCGTCTGCAGGGCGGCGTGACCGCACGGCGTCGGCAATCGCGCGGCCGAGCGCGAAGCACCGTTTAGGCGACAACGACGGCACGTGAACGGCATTGAGGAATACCAACACCACTGGGATTTGGTGGTCTCCAAGGATATTGGCCACAATCTCGCCATGGGCGTGTGAGTGCAAGGTGGTCTCACGGAAATCGACGACGGTGGCGACGTCGAACCCCGCCTCGACGGTGTGCTCACTCAAGTCCTTACTGAGCTCGGGCGAACTTTTCCAAAACCGCGCCTCTGGCAAGAAGCGGTCAGACACTGTGAACCCATCTCCTGTGTGGATGGCTATCTGGGGCAGTGCCGAACCGTCGAAGTTTTCGTTTTGGTCATCGCCGATGATGATCAGGCAATCCAGTCGGTCTTGTCTGATGCTGTCACGCAGCCTTTGAAGCCCGTTCTCGATGTGCGCGTAACGCGCCGCAGCGTCGTCGAATGGTTCTTCGTCTTTCCTCAGGCGAGGTGGGGTCTTACCGCGTCGCACTGTGTAGTTCTGCCTGTTCTTTGTGCGGAAGCCTTCCCACCTGGGAGGCGGGATGAAAGTGAAGGCATGGGACGACGCGTAACCCGCTACAATCTCACCCACGATTTCTCCTCCTCTGGAGTCACAGCGATACCTGGTGGGAGAGAACGACTTCGCGATCTTCGTAGGCCGACTGCAGGATGGCGAAACATACTTCTAGCGTCGCGCGCCCCCAGCGGCCGTCGTGCTGAACAGGGCGGTCCTCAGTGATCGCCCGGTGTAGTTCAGCCAACTCTGCGGCCCTGCCCCGCATGGTGCGCGCGACCGGTATTTCCTGCAATCCGTTTTGCCCGTACACCACCAGCCCGTCGGGCGACTGCCTGATCGCGCCGCGTTCGCAGGACACCACGGTCAGGCCGAAGTAGGGGTGGTGGATGATCTCTCCGGGGGCGGAGTAACCCCACAGCTCCTGTGACTCTTCGGTCGTCGTCGCAGCACCGTAGCGGCCCTGTTCCTTCTGAGCTTCCAGTGCGACTTCAAGTTGGTCAGGGTTCTGACTGAGCGCAGCGAAGTTATTGGCTACTCGCTGGTTGGCTTGGGGGCTGCGGCGGCCGCCGTCTTCTGCCACCCACGAGTGCAACTCCGCGACATCGAAGAACGCTCGCGCGTCATAGACGAGCGTGGCGGAAGCTCCTGATTCGAATCCGAGATGACAGGTGTATCCCCCGACGCATTCCCGGACGTCGTCCCATATTGTCGACGCACGCACTGTTCTGGCCACACCGCCGACTATTTGCCGCACGATATCGACCTGGTGGGGCCCCTGGTTGAGAACTGGCCCGCTGGTCGAGCGCAATTCCGAAGTCGGCCACGGTCGCCGGTTGAAGTCGTTGAAATTCCAGGTGTTGACCATGAGCAACTCGCCGAGTTCGCCACTGGCTACAAGTTCGGCCATCGCTCGCACCGGCGCATCAAAGCTGTGTGTGTGGCCGGCCATCAGCTGCACGCCCGCCGCCTGGGCCGCCTCAACCATTGCAGTGCAATCGTCGACCGACATGGCCAACGGCTTTTCGACGACCATGTGTTTTCCGTGACGTGCGGCCATTAGCGCATGCTCCCGATGCAGCTCGGGAGGGGTGGCGATGTAGACGACGTCCACGCTTGGATCGGCACACAGTTGCTCTGCGTTCGTGTAGGTCTGGCCCGAGAACTCGGTGGCGAAGCGGGCGAGCGAGTGTGATCGGGTATCGGCTGCCGCCACAACCCGATACGGCAGCGTCGACATGTCTGGGTACTGCTGGAAGATTCGGGCGACAGCCTGACCGATTCCGAGAAATCCTAGGCCGAGCTCGCGTGACGCGACATCTGTCATGTGCGACCTATCTGAGAGCTAGTGAACGACTGGGCATTAGAAGAAGATCGAAATCGCTCGTGGAAGAACGCTATGAGCCAGGGTGATGTCCCGGGCGGCCAGCAGCAGGCCCGAGTCTTCGTCTCGGCGTAGAACGTCTTGTCGTTTGCCGATGAAGAAGCTCTCGTGGCGTTCGTGGCGTACGAGAAACACCATGACGCTGGATCGGACGCTCAGCTCTTGATCGGATACATCGGTGACCAGGATGTCGCTGACTAAGCGCTGAGTGATCGTGCGTGGAGTTTCCCCGGGGGCGAGCCCAGTAGCCAGCCGGGCAATTCTCAGCTTCAGCGATTCGTAGTCGTCGTTGAACAACAGAAACGGCGGTAGGCCGTCATCATCGTCGACCGGATGCGTGCTGGACTCTGGGAATGGCATCGTGTATCTGACATCCGGCGCCAATAAGCCCAGCCACTCGTCCAGCCGCCCATCATCGAGAAGCATGGTCTCCCGCGCATAGAATTCGTTTATTCGCAGCCGCAGTTCCA
Protein-coding sequences here:
- a CDS encoding class II aldolase/adducin family protein; its protein translation is MSSTPSGAGLDTERHAIALACRVLAARDLAPGILGHISLRVDRDRLLIRCRGPRERGLAFTSAEDIRMVTLDGTAGGKGELDDGYQPPNELPLHTEVLRTRRDVNAVVHAHPEAVVAADLAGLAVRPIVGAFDIPGFRLAAAGVPVYRRGVLVRNRQLAQEMVAAMADRPVVVLRAHGLTSAADTVERAVLQAISVDTISRLSLQIASAGGTLADLPDADAAELPDLGNAFNETIAWRHELARLETHGLSCHPSEKRSS
- a CDS encoding DODA-type extradiol aromatic ring-opening family dioxygenase — its product is MGEIVAGYASSHAFTFIPPPRWEGFRTKNRQNYTVRRGKTPPRLRKDEEPFDDAAARYAHIENGLQRLRDSIRQDRLDCLIIIGDDQNENFDGSALPQIAIHTGDGFTVSDRFLPEARFWKSSPELSKDLSEHTVEAGFDVATVVDFRETTLHSHAHGEIVANILGDHQIPVVLVFLNAVHVPSLSPKRCFALGRAIADAVRSRRPADERIGVYASGGLSHFTAGYPWAAYDGPRVHGSIDDEFDRRTLKCLATGNGYELSKLTSEDLLNSGNIELRSWICAVGAVGGNTPWASVYEPIPRALMGMAVAWTNCEVTV
- a CDS encoding aromatic-ring-hydroxylating dioxygenase subunit beta; the protein is METSQLDVELRLRINEFYARETMLLDDGRLDEWLGLLAPDVRYTMPFPESSTHPVDDDDGLPPFLLFNDDYESLKLRIARLATGLAPGETPRTITQRLVSDILVTDVSDQELSVRSSVMVFLVRHERHESFFIGKRQDVLRRDEDSGLLLAARDITLAHSVLPRAISIFF
- a CDS encoding Gfo/Idh/MocA family protein; its protein translation is MTDVASRELGLGFLGIGQAVARIFQQYPDMSTLPYRVVAAADTRSHSLARFATEFSGQTYTNAEQLCADPSVDVVYIATPPELHREHALMAARHGKHMVVEKPLAMSVDDCTAMVEAAQAAGVQLMAGHTHSFDAPVRAMAELVASGELGELLMVNTWNFNDFNRRPWPTSELRSTSGPVLNQGPHQVDIVRQIVGGVARTVRASTIWDDVRECVGGYTCHLGFESGASATLVYDARAFFDVAELHSWVAEDGGRRSPQANQRVANNFAALSQNPDQLEVALEAQKEQGRYGAATTTEESQELWGYSAPGEIIHHPYFGLTVVSCERGAIRQSPDGLVVYGQNGLQEIPVARTMRGRAAELAELHRAITEDRPVQHDGRWGRATLEVCFAILQSAYEDREVVLSHQVSL
- the hcaB gene encoding 3-(cis-5,6-dihydroxycyclohexa-1,3-dien-1-yl)propanoate dehydrogenase; protein product: MSWLTGQVALVTGGAAGIGLAVVERFLAEGACVGVLDRSEGDLATIGNADGRLIAVTGDVTSYADNVMAVRETVDAFGKLDVFVGNAGIFDYFAPLVGFDGADLSSAFDEIFAVNVKGYLLGARAAVPELLKSDGPSMIFTVSNSGFYAAGGGPLYTASKHAVVGVVRELAYELAPKIRVNGVAPGGTVTGLRGIEDLGQGQDVLSSVPGIADIMSTTNPLQYAQQPADHAGLYLLLASADNSRAVTGVVINSDGGLGVRGLNQPSGGTELATGAMRIDVGST